One window of Prochlorococcus marinus XMU1405 genomic DNA carries:
- a CDS encoding inorganic diphosphatase translates to MDLSSIPPSPMKGIVNIVVEIPAGSRNKYEYCSDAGIMALDRVLHSSVRYPFDYGFIPNTLAEDGAPLDAMVIMDEPTFAGCLIKARPIGVLDMHDCGAYDGKLLCVPIANPRQANIVSINQIAPNQLEDVAEFFRTSKGLDGRTVQIDGWRDFDVVENLLKSCMPLKKKNFKVLKKSNISKLN, encoded by the coding sequence ATGGACCTTAGTTCAATACCTCCATCTCCAATGAAGGGAATAGTGAATATTGTTGTTGAAATACCTGCAGGGAGTAGGAATAAATATGAATATTGCTCTGACGCAGGAATAATGGCCCTAGACAGAGTATTACATTCTTCAGTAAGGTACCCTTTTGATTATGGTTTTATCCCAAATACCCTGGCTGAAGATGGAGCTCCCCTTGATGCAATGGTGATAATGGACGAACCTACTTTTGCCGGTTGTCTAATAAAAGCTAGACCTATTGGAGTTTTGGATATGCATGATTGTGGTGCATATGATGGAAAACTTTTATGTGTGCCTATTGCTAATCCTAGGCAGGCTAACATAGTGAGTATTAATCAAATTGCTCCTAATCAGCTCGAGGATGTTGCAGAATTTTTTAGAACAAGTAAAGGACTCGATGGAAGAACAGTTCAAATTGATGGTTGGAGGGATTTTGATGTAGTGGAAAATTTATTGAAAAGTTGTATGCCTCTAAAAAAGAAAAACTTTAAAGTACTTAAGAAATCAAATATTAGTAAATTAAATTGA
- the argB gene encoding acetylglutamate kinase translates to MNDSQRVSILSEALPYIQSFSGRKIVIKYGGSVMENDNLKNAFFRDIALLSTVGVCPVVIHGGGPEINNWLKKLEISPKFENGLRVTDQKTMEIVEMVLMGRVNKQIVKGINKTGSLAVGISGLDGNLIQSRELGDGSHGLVGEVTKINSEILDPLISKGYIPIISSIGSTIEGISHNINADFVAGEIAASINAEKLILLTDTQGILREKDNKNSLIEKTNLKEARDFIDKKIVTEGMIPKTECCIRALAQGVKAAHIIDGRIEHSLLLEIFTNSGIGTMIVA, encoded by the coding sequence ATGAATGATTCTCAAAGAGTATCAATATTAAGCGAAGCACTCCCATATATACAAAGTTTCTCTGGTAGAAAAATTGTTATCAAGTATGGTGGTTCTGTTATGGAGAATGATAATTTAAAAAATGCTTTTTTTAGAGACATAGCACTTTTATCAACCGTTGGAGTTTGTCCAGTAGTAATTCATGGAGGTGGACCCGAAATTAATAATTGGTTAAAGAAATTAGAAATATCTCCTAAATTCGAAAATGGATTAAGAGTTACTGATCAAAAAACAATGGAAATTGTCGAGATGGTTCTAATGGGCAGAGTTAACAAACAAATTGTAAAAGGCATTAATAAAACTGGATCTTTAGCTGTTGGAATATCAGGTCTTGATGGCAACTTAATTCAATCTAGAGAACTGGGAGATGGGAGCCATGGGTTGGTGGGAGAGGTTACAAAAATCAATTCTGAGATATTAGATCCTCTTATCTCTAAAGGATATATCCCTATTATTTCTAGTATTGGATCAACCATAGAAGGTATTTCCCATAATATTAATGCAGATTTTGTTGCTGGAGAAATTGCTGCTTCAATAAATGCAGAAAAACTTATTCTTCTTACTGATACTCAAGGTATTTTAAGAGAAAAAGATAACAAAAATAGCCTTATTGAAAAAACGAATCTCAAAGAGGCAAGAGATTTTATTGATAAAAAAATTGTAACTGAAGGTATGATTCCAAAGACAGAATGCTGCATAAGAGCTTTAGCACAAGGAGTCAAAGCAGCTCACATAATCGATGGAAGAATAGAACATTCATTACTTCTTGAGATTTTTACAAATTCTGGAATAGGTACAATGATAGTCGCCTAA
- a CDS encoding adenylosuccinate synthase, giving the protein MANVVVIGAQWGDEGKGKITDLLSRSADVVVRYQGGVNAGHTIVVDDKVLKLHLIPSGILYKNTSCLIGSGTVVDPKILLKEIDMLIDNGIDISGLKISSTSHVTMPYHRILDEAMEADRGSNKIGTTGRGIGPTYADKSQRNGIRIRDLLNKERLSDVIKIPLREKNGLLEKIYEIKPLKLEDIVEEYLDYGERLSKHVVDCTRTIHAASKNKKNILFEGAQGTLLDLDHGTYPFVTSSNPISGGACIGAGVGPTLIDRVIGVAKAYTTRVGEGPFPTELQGSINDQLCDRGSEFGTTTGRRRRCGWFDGVIGKYAVSVNGLDCLAVTKLDVLDELDEIQVCIAYDLDGEEIDYFPTNSDDLKKCKPIFKKLKGWQCSTADCRKLSDLPENAMNYLRFLAELMEVPIAIVSLGANRDQTIVIEDPIHGPKRALLR; this is encoded by the coding sequence TTGGCCAATGTTGTTGTAATCGGAGCCCAATGGGGTGACGAAGGAAAAGGTAAAATAACGGATTTACTTAGTCGTTCGGCAGATGTTGTCGTTCGCTATCAAGGGGGAGTAAATGCAGGTCATACTATAGTCGTAGATGATAAAGTCTTAAAATTACATTTAATTCCCTCAGGGATACTTTATAAAAATACTTCTTGTCTAATTGGTTCGGGAACTGTTGTAGATCCAAAAATCTTGCTTAAAGAAATTGACATGTTAATTGATAATGGAATTGATATCTCAGGATTAAAAATTTCATCAACATCACATGTAACAATGCCCTACCACCGAATATTAGATGAAGCGATGGAGGCTGATAGAGGTTCAAACAAAATAGGTACAACAGGTCGTGGGATTGGCCCAACTTATGCGGATAAATCACAAAGAAATGGCATCAGAATAAGAGATTTGCTCAATAAGGAAAGGCTAAGTGATGTGATAAAAATTCCATTAAGAGAAAAAAACGGTCTACTAGAAAAAATCTATGAAATTAAACCACTTAAATTAGAAGACATTGTTGAAGAATATCTTGACTATGGAGAAAGATTATCAAAGCATGTAGTTGACTGTACAAGGACTATACATGCAGCCTCAAAAAACAAAAAGAATATCCTATTCGAAGGTGCTCAAGGGACTCTACTTGACTTGGATCATGGAACTTATCCTTTTGTTACCTCATCAAACCCTATATCAGGAGGGGCATGTATTGGTGCTGGAGTTGGTCCCACTCTAATTGATAGAGTAATAGGTGTTGCAAAAGCTTACACCACAAGGGTAGGAGAGGGACCATTCCCAACGGAATTACAAGGGAGTATTAATGACCAACTCTGTGATAGAGGTAGTGAATTTGGAACCACTACTGGGAGGAGGAGGAGATGTGGGTGGTTTGATGGAGTTATTGGTAAATATGCTGTATCTGTAAATGGTCTTGATTGTTTAGCAGTTACAAAACTTGATGTGTTAGATGAATTAGATGAGATTCAAGTTTGCATTGCATATGATCTCGATGGAGAGGAAATAGACTACTTTCCGACTAATTCAGATGACTTAAAAAAATGTAAGCCAATCTTCAAAAAATTAAAAGGTTGGCAATGTTCAACTGCAGATTGCAGAAAACTATCTGATCTCCCAGAGAATGCTATGAATTATCTAAGATTTTTAGCTGAATTAATGGAGGTTCCAATTGCCATTGTCTCTTTGGGGGCGAATAGAGATCAAACTATAGTAATTGAAGACCCAATACATGGTCCTAAAAGAGCACTGTTAAGGTAA
- a CDS encoding Spx/MgsR family RNA polymerase-binding regulatory protein gives MNKIIFYSYLKCSTCRKAAKWLESKDFEFQLIDIVKEPPLVNYLNLALEQYSDDKKSIFNTRGKAFKTLDLDIDRLSKEEIIQLLLSDGKLIKRPFLIYELKKVILGFNEIEYAKQFK, from the coding sequence TTGAATAAAATAATTTTTTATAGTTATTTAAAATGCTCTACATGCCGAAAAGCTGCAAAGTGGCTTGAAAGCAAAGATTTTGAATTTCAGTTAATTGATATTGTAAAAGAACCTCCACTAGTTAATTATTTAAATCTAGCTTTGGAACAATACTCTGATGATAAGAAAAGTATTTTCAATACAAGAGGTAAAGCCTTTAAAACTCTTGATCTTGATATTGATCGTTTGTCAAAGGAAGAAATTATTCAACTTCTTTTAAGTGATGGCAAATTAATAAAAAGACCATTTTTGATTTACGAATTGAAAAAAGTAATATTAGGTTTTAACGAAATTGAATATGCAAAACAATTTAAATAA
- a CDS encoding proline--tRNA ligase produces the protein MRVTTSFPLGTLRDTPSEAEIISHQLLLKAGYIRRVNSGIYAYMPLMLRVIEKISEIIEKELNSIGCTKLLLPQLHPADLWKKSERWEGYTAGEGIMFNLKDRQGKEFGLAPTHEEVITSIASETINSYKQLPQCFYQIQTKFRDEIRPRFGLMRSREFIMKDGYSFHSSENDLASFYEKVGNAYENIFKSCGLQIVGVEADSGAIGGASSKEFMVTADAGEDSILFTQSGSYAANIEKAVSLPSKPIPLKDNIAEWLETPHQKTILEVCNNNNLVPSQIIKVVIFLAQFEGKFEVPILACIRGDQHINEVKLFNLINKLNHFNLLNLKKIEDKNTIEKNLVDLPLGFIGPDLDNKTIKATSNWEKKWTRIIDHSASELSKFISGGNKVNFHKVFQEFSFDSKDYLIGDIRNAKKGDKVSIYNDEELKEKKGIEIGHIFQLGQKYSEKLNAKFSDKDGQLKNLWMGCYGIGVTRIAQAAIEQNHDQKGICWPIQISPFEVIIIPTNLKDPIQSDLTEQIYNNFLINKIDVLLDDRNDRAGVKFKDAELIGIPFQIIIGRDSINKEVELLCRTNNTKLKISTDKLLETFISESEIMYNNKS, from the coding sequence ATGCGCGTGACCACCTCATTTCCTCTGGGGACACTTCGTGACACACCTTCTGAAGCTGAGATTATTTCACATCAATTACTCTTAAAAGCTGGGTATATTCGCAGAGTTAACAGCGGTATTTATGCATACATGCCACTAATGCTTAGAGTTATTGAAAAAATATCCGAAATAATAGAGAAAGAACTTAATAGTATTGGTTGTACAAAATTACTATTACCCCAACTTCATCCTGCAGATTTATGGAAAAAAAGTGAAAGGTGGGAAGGATATACCGCAGGTGAAGGAATAATGTTTAATCTCAAAGATAGACAAGGTAAAGAATTTGGTTTAGCGCCAACTCACGAAGAGGTGATCACGAGTATTGCATCAGAGACCATCAACTCCTATAAGCAATTACCTCAATGTTTTTACCAAATTCAGACAAAATTTAGAGATGAAATAAGGCCAAGGTTTGGATTGATGAGAAGTAGAGAATTCATAATGAAAGATGGTTATTCTTTTCATTCTTCAGAAAACGATCTAGCTTCTTTCTATGAAAAAGTGGGCAATGCTTATGAAAATATTTTTAAATCTTGTGGACTGCAGATAGTAGGGGTTGAAGCTGATAGTGGAGCAATTGGGGGTGCTTCATCTAAAGAATTTATGGTCACTGCTGATGCTGGGGAAGATTCCATTTTGTTCACTCAAAGCGGATCTTATGCTGCCAATATCGAAAAAGCTGTTTCTCTACCCTCTAAACCTATTCCACTAAAAGACAATATTGCAGAGTGGTTGGAAACGCCTCATCAAAAAACAATTCTAGAAGTTTGCAATAATAACAATTTAGTCCCAAGTCAGATTATTAAAGTAGTAATATTCCTTGCACAGTTCGAAGGTAAATTTGAGGTCCCAATTCTTGCATGCATAAGAGGCGATCAACACATTAATGAAGTAAAGCTTTTTAACTTAATCAATAAACTTAATCACTTCAATCTCCTTAATCTTAAAAAGATTGAAGACAAAAATACTATCGAAAAAAATCTAGTTGATTTACCCTTAGGTTTTATAGGGCCAGATTTAGATAATAAAACTATTAAAGCTACTTCTAATTGGGAAAAAAAATGGACAAGAATAATTGATCATTCTGCAAGTGAACTTTCAAAGTTTATAAGTGGTGGGAATAAAGTTAATTTCCATAAAGTTTTTCAAGAATTTTCTTTTGATTCGAAAGACTATCTAATTGGGGATATCAGGAATGCCAAAAAAGGAGATAAAGTAAGTATTTATAATGATGAAGAACTTAAAGAAAAAAAAGGTATCGAGATTGGACATATTTTCCAACTAGGTCAGAAATATAGTGAAAAATTAAATGCAAAGTTCTCCGATAAGGACGGTCAGTTAAAAAATTTATGGATGGGTTGTTACGGAATAGGAGTGACAAGAATAGCTCAAGCCGCTATCGAACAGAATCATGATCAAAAAGGAATTTGTTGGCCTATCCAGATTTCTCCTTTTGAAGTTATTATTATCCCAACAAACCTAAAAGATCCTATTCAAAGTGATCTTACTGAGCAAATCTATAACAACTTTTTAATTAATAAAATTGATGTCCTTCTTGATGATAGAAACGACAGAGCTGGAGTAAAATTTAAAGATGCGGAATTAATTGGTATTCCTTTTCAGATAATTATTGGCAGAGATTCTATTAATAAAGAAGTAGAACTTTTATGCAGAACAAATAATACTAAGCTTAAAATTAGTACTGATAAATTGTTAGAAACATTTATTTCCGAATCTGAAATAATGTACAATAATAAGTCTTGA
- a CDS encoding adenosine kinase: MMESFRHFEHKKVDLIGIGNAIVDIIVNIEDEFLEINNLDKGSMNLINSDESQRLLENCKVIKQISGGSSANTVVSLAELGNHVQFIGRVKNDQFGNFFSDDIKKSKTIFNTPPTIAGAPTAHSIILVTPDAQRTMCTYLGASVEFEPKDIDFTVIKESKYLYLEGYLWDSELAKKAFINAAQIAKQSNTKIILSLSDSFCVDRHRESFLELIYEYVDIVFCNESEVLSLFKNDKLASCQEDLSSLCELVIVTLGRNGSLIVNKKNVEIIESITKGKIIDTTGAGDIYAGGFIHGLINNCSLKKCGEIASICAGQIITELGSRSDIDLKELIK; this comes from the coding sequence ATGATGGAATCCTTTAGACATTTTGAACATAAAAAAGTCGATCTCATTGGTATCGGGAACGCAATAGTAGATATTATTGTAAATATTGAAGATGAATTTCTTGAGATAAATAATCTGGATAAAGGATCAATGAATCTAATTAATTCTGATGAATCTCAGAGATTGTTAGAAAATTGCAAAGTTATCAAACAAATTTCAGGTGGGTCCTCAGCAAATACCGTTGTTTCTTTAGCAGAATTAGGTAATCATGTGCAGTTTATAGGAAGAGTCAAAAATGATCAATTTGGTAATTTCTTTTCTGACGATATAAAAAAAAGTAAAACGATATTTAATACTCCACCAACTATTGCAGGTGCTCCAACAGCTCATTCAATCATTTTGGTTACACCTGATGCACAAAGAACTATGTGCACTTACCTAGGCGCATCTGTAGAATTTGAGCCAAAAGACATTGACTTTACTGTAATTAAGGAAAGTAAATATTTATATTTAGAAGGATATTTATGGGACAGCGAATTAGCTAAAAAAGCTTTTATTAACGCCGCCCAAATTGCAAAACAATCTAATACAAAAATAATCCTTTCTTTGTCTGATTCATTTTGTGTAGATAGGCATCGTGAGAGTTTCTTAGAATTAATTTATGAATATGTAGATATCGTTTTTTGTAATGAATCCGAGGTGTTAAGTCTATTTAAAAATGATAAATTAGCAAGCTGCCAAGAAGACCTATCATCCTTATGTGAATTAGTCATAGTAACTCTTGGAAGAAATGGTTCTCTCATAGTTAATAAAAAAAATGTTGAAATAATTGAGTCAATAACGAAAGGCAAGATTATTGATACTACAGGAGCAGGAGATATCTATGCGGGAGGATTTATCCATGGATTAATAAACAATTGTTCCCTCAAAAAATGCGGAGAGATAGCTTCAATTTGTGCGGGGCAAATAATTACGGAATTAGGATCTAGATCAGATATTGATCTTAAAGAGTTAATAAAATAG
- the lepB gene encoding signal peptidase I yields the protein MPSSIKSFFKEWGLLILLTFFVSSCRSFFAEPRYIPSGSMLPELQINDRLIIEKFSIRNSLPKRGDIVVFNSPYSFDKKLISSRSKPLPNKRYCFFMSFPPMSFIPGLRDQACDAYIKRVVALPGEIVSVKSNGELIINNKLIPEPYVSYKCSLSLFNNCGKFENIKVPEDHFLVLGDNRANSWDGRYWPGSKFLHKKEIIGKAYFRFWPLSQVGFFSK from the coding sequence ATGCCTAGTTCCATAAAAAGTTTTTTTAAAGAATGGGGTCTACTAATTCTATTAACTTTTTTTGTTTCTTCTTGTAGATCATTTTTTGCAGAACCACGTTATATCCCTTCTGGTTCAATGCTCCCAGAATTACAAATAAATGATAGGTTAATTATTGAAAAATTTTCGATAAGAAACTCTTTACCAAAAAGAGGAGATATTGTCGTTTTTAACTCACCTTACTCGTTTGATAAAAAGTTAATTTCCTCAAGATCTAAGCCTTTACCAAATAAAAGATATTGTTTTTTTATGAGTTTTCCTCCAATGTCGTTTATTCCTGGTTTGAGGGATCAAGCTTGCGATGCTTATATTAAAAGAGTGGTGGCCCTCCCAGGAGAAATTGTAAGTGTAAAGTCTAATGGTGAATTAATAATAAATAATAAATTAATTCCTGAACCCTATGTCTCTTATAAGTGCTCATTATCCCTATTTAATAATTGTGGTAAATTTGAAAACATAAAAGTGCCAGAAGATCATTTTTTAGTTTTAGGTGATAATAGGGCAAATAGCTGGGATGGAAGATATTGGCCTGGAAGTAAATTTCTTCATAAAAAAGAGATAATTGGTAAAGCATATTTCAGATTTTGGCCTCTTAGTCAAGTTGGCTTTTTCAGTAAATGA
- the psb27 gene encoding photosystem II protein Psb27 — protein sequence MLLKWTSKLFFKNLIKAISFAISLIVAFTLFSSPSIAAKTAMTGDYTKDTISVVKTLQTAVDTPKDSPNKDEVRSEALTLITDYISRYRNRGMVNKTQSFTTMQTALNAMAGHYKNFASRPLPDKLKERLTKEFSLAEKMVLRES from the coding sequence ATGTTACTGAAATGGACATCAAAATTATTTTTTAAGAATCTTATCAAAGCTATATCTTTTGCAATATCCTTAATTGTTGCTTTTACACTATTTAGTTCCCCTTCCATAGCTGCAAAAACCGCTATGACAGGTGACTACACAAAGGATACAATTTCAGTTGTTAAAACATTACAAACAGCTGTTGATACTCCAAAAGATTCTCCAAATAAAGATGAAGTAAGAAGTGAGGCTCTTACACTCATAACTGACTATATTTCAAGATATAGAAATAGAGGGATGGTGAATAAAACACAATCATTTACCACAATGCAAACAGCATTAAATGCTATGGCAGGTCATTACAAAAACTTTGCAAGTAGACCTTTACCAGATAAACTTAAGGAGCGTTTAACCAAAGAATTTTCTCTTGCTGAAAAAATGGTTCTAAGAGAAAGTTGA
- a CDS encoding DUF3153 domain-containing protein: MKTYEQVLEIVELALAKGEYNYCIKFLLPKIESFPLSSKEGVNLRTILITALCGVNKKEEAKIFCKELLKSYDNKTRENAKYLMEVIDSPDIKKPENWNVQFESDPSLNKKSFNSLRKKKEVLQKKKFINVTETPTGETKPFQKGFSLIIFLILLLLIPLLSGCVKVEDTLDLGELDSITNNLVIESKYIKKFPWQLKFEEKMKDIFPDAKIEQDESTFSLKHKNLNLEDTKQVLKITQNTAGELAGGSTNIEINTTQKNFIFFKKYFYRLDLDLSSIQGIDNLELIFKIIHPNKATLTDKSNSNLEITKNQIIWNLNQGQINSLEFSFWSLNKLLIGIFFILIIIVLAYLLRFYRFKLGTDLPQLPSK, from the coding sequence ATGAAAACTTATGAGCAAGTTTTAGAAATAGTAGAACTTGCTTTAGCTAAAGGTGAGTATAATTATTGTATAAAATTTCTTTTGCCCAAAATCGAATCGTTTCCTTTATCAAGCAAAGAAGGAGTAAATTTAAGAACAATTTTAATTACTGCTCTTTGTGGAGTTAATAAAAAGGAAGAGGCTAAAATATTTTGTAAAGAACTTCTAAAATCTTACGATAATAAGACGAGAGAAAATGCAAAATATTTGATGGAAGTTATAGATTCCCCTGACATTAAAAAGCCAGAAAATTGGAACGTACAGTTTGAAAGCGACCCATCATTAAATAAAAAATCTTTTAACTCACTGCGCAAAAAAAAAGAAGTTTTGCAGAAAAAGAAATTTATTAATGTTACTGAGACTCCGACTGGTGAAACAAAACCGTTTCAGAAAGGCTTTTCACTTATCATTTTTTTAATATTATTATTATTAATTCCACTCTTAAGTGGCTGCGTTAAAGTTGAGGATACACTTGATCTTGGTGAACTTGATTCAATAACCAATAATTTAGTTATAGAAAGCAAATACATAAAGAAATTTCCTTGGCAATTAAAATTTGAAGAGAAGATGAAAGATATTTTTCCTGATGCAAAAATTGAACAAGACGAATCAACCTTTTCTTTGAAACATAAAAATCTAAATCTTGAAGATACAAAGCAAGTTCTTAAAATCACCCAAAATACCGCAGGAGAGTTAGCGGGAGGATCAACAAATATAGAAATTAATACTACTCAAAAAAACTTCATTTTTTTTAAAAAATACTTTTACAGGTTAGATTTGGATCTAAGTTCAATTCAAGGTATTGATAATTTAGAACTCATTTTCAAAATTATTCATCCTAATAAAGCTACTCTCACAGATAAAAGTAATTCAAATTTAGAAATCACAAAAAATCAAATCATTTGGAATTTAAATCAAGGACAGATAAATAGTCTTGAATTTTCTTTCTGGAGTCTCAA
- a CDS encoding single-stranded DNA-binding protein: MNHCLIQAVINSAPQMRYTKENQTPIAEMIVNFKGLRSEDPTRDLKIIGWGNIAQEMVDELKEGQNIVIEGRLKMNSVTRKDGTKEKQPELTASKIHQISPVNFIKSDQKENNESFEKKESTKNSSWDSSPLVPEVDEIPF, encoded by the coding sequence ATGAATCATTGTTTAATTCAGGCGGTCATTAATAGCGCTCCCCAAATGAGGTATACCAAAGAAAACCAAACTCCAATTGCAGAAATGATTGTTAATTTTAAAGGATTACGTAGTGAAGATCCAACCAGAGATCTCAAGATCATAGGATGGGGAAATATTGCCCAAGAAATGGTAGATGAACTAAAGGAGGGGCAAAATATTGTTATTGAGGGACGTTTAAAGATGAATTCTGTCACTAGAAAAGACGGAACGAAAGAAAAGCAACCAGAACTAACAGCTTCAAAAATTCATCAAATATCGCCAGTTAATTTTATTAAGTCTGATCAAAAAGAAAATAATGAGTCATTTGAAAAAAAAGAAAGCACCAAAAATTCAAGTTGGGATAGTTCACCTTTAGTACCTGAAGTTGACGAAATACCTTTTTAA
- the cobK gene encoding precorrin-6A reductase yields MQNQGNCYKNVWILSGTSDGPVIANKLLELNYSVFASVLTYKAGQAYIENPKLHIITGKLNNKEQIINFINKNKITCVVDATHPFAVIISKNLNNACKEINTPLLLFERKSLINKTNNFFYIDDLKDINNVDIENKNILLAIGSRFLNDTANHYMNCKANVFTRILPTYESITKAFGSCIQNSNIAILEPSKNNKSILEKKLCDFWEIDYVLCRESGSYSQKNWESIVSGSKMKLFLVKRPKVKNDYSYSFDQYHNLINHIIKKY; encoded by the coding sequence ATGCAGAATCAAGGAAATTGCTATAAAAATGTTTGGATCCTATCAGGAACTTCGGATGGACCTGTAATAGCTAATAAGCTTCTTGAACTAAATTATTCAGTCTTTGCAAGTGTTTTAACTTATAAAGCAGGGCAAGCTTATATTGAGAATCCAAAGTTACATATCATTACGGGGAAATTAAATAATAAAGAACAAATAATTAATTTCATAAATAAAAATAAAATCACATGCGTTGTTGATGCTACTCATCCGTTTGCGGTAATAATTTCTAAAAATCTTAATAATGCATGTAAAGAGATTAATACACCTCTTTTACTTTTTGAGAGGAAATCTCTCATAAATAAGACTAATAATTTTTTTTATATTGATGATTTAAAGGATATAAATAACGTTGATATTGAGAATAAGAATATTCTTCTTGCAATAGGATCAAGATTCCTTAACGATACAGCTAATCATTATATGAATTGTAAAGCAAATGTATTTACAAGGATACTTCCAACTTATGAGAGTATAACTAAAGCTTTTGGCTCATGTATTCAAAATTCAAACATAGCGATACTTGAACCGAGTAAAAATAATAAAAGCATTTTAGAAAAAAAACTTTGTGATTTTTGGGAGATAGATTATGTTTTATGCAGAGAATCTGGAAGTTATTCTCAGAAAAACTGGGAGAGTATAGTTTCTGGAAGTAAAATGAAGTTATTTTTGGTTAAAAGGCCGAAAGTTAAAAATGATTATTCTTACTCTTTTGATCAATATCATAATTTGATAAATCACATAATTAAAAAATATTGA
- the cutA gene encoding divalent cation tolerance protein CutA has protein sequence MEVLVMITTESSNANALRMAKLLIQNKLAACVSIKQIFSIYKWNDDIEETKEFEITIKSKLEFRDCLIDFVNKNSTYNVPQIIYKKYHAEMKYYDWFNKTI, from the coding sequence ATGGAAGTATTAGTTATGATCACAACTGAATCAAGTAACGCAAATGCTTTGCGAATGGCTAAATTACTAATACAAAATAAGCTTGCAGCTTGTGTTTCGATAAAGCAAATTTTTTCAATTTATAAGTGGAATGATGATATTGAAGAAACTAAAGAGTTTGAAATCACAATAAAAAGTAAACTAGAATTTAGAGATTGTTTAATTGATTTCGTAAATAAAAATTCCACATATAATGTTCCTCAAATTATTTACAAAAAATACCATGCTGAGATGAAATATTATGATTGGTTTAATAAGACTATTTGA
- a CDS encoding DUF2854 domain-containing protein translates to MKKYLSPGNLIVTAGGILAFVGMTAYFTDSVNLSVPTFFYGVPIFLIGLGLKTSEIPPVELFDKTNFATNKFNRPKELTALVKDVTRWRYGIKAHLESSLESLNLWDEDNPPQLKEIEEITKEEKNGLRMRFELNAVPLEKWIEKQERLNRFFVKGLESEFIIDDNKKEFDFILFY, encoded by the coding sequence ATGAAGAAATACCTATCGCCTGGAAACTTAATCGTAACCGCTGGGGGGATATTAGCTTTTGTAGGAATGACTGCTTATTTTACAGACTCAGTAAATTTAAGTGTACCTACTTTTTTTTATGGAGTACCTATTTTTTTAATTGGATTAGGTTTAAAGACTTCCGAAATACCTCCTGTAGAGTTGTTTGACAAGACAAATTTTGCGACAAATAAATTTAACAGACCAAAAGAATTAACAGCACTAGTTAAAGATGTTACAAGATGGAGATATGGGATAAAAGCTCATCTTGAATCGTCATTAGAATCTCTAAATTTGTGGGACGAGGATAATCCCCCTCAACTAAAAGAAATCGAAGAAATTACAAAGGAAGAAAAAAATGGTCTAAGAATGCGTTTCGAATTAAACGCTGTCCCTCTAGAAAAATGGATTGAAAAGCAAGAAAGATTAAACAGGTTTTTCGTAAAAGGTCTTGAATCAGAATTTATTATCGACGATAATAAAAAAGAATTTGATTTTATTCTCTTTTATTGA